The following proteins come from a genomic window of Miscanthus floridulus cultivar M001 chromosome 2, ASM1932011v1, whole genome shotgun sequence:
- the LOC136535617 gene encoding polyadenylate-binding protein-interacting protein 7-like isoform X1, with protein sequence MSIEERKISMISKSTALNPNAEEFVPSSLRSVNDSSKRSDATMVVSGPSKESSTDKPESILRSNSDEEAHQYWQQQLPDDITPDFKVLGQDESTGPDSLSLTGLSINDGIGTSIFSPNQTLSVQHRASPFIRDKLSTRPKINLSGPTYMDERSQATILSPTAGSMSPNAAPWVKTTRNGGHYNTSRRDASHYNGDSSIGASLHNLTDVYHGSRRSLSSTMDIMSQLEQSKVDGRLSQNLRSLSFGNSSPPSPASYAQNGLGNYSNESFGLPNSPYRSHSAILADDIVSLSAGREHISLDVPRGRYKMTSLPVPGLGSSRGSQLLGGSYNGNHDMISTNTLQNMAGIQTGPAWLESDAAASAYLESKDEVHDFASLRHAVLEQQDRQAFLTGNNPLTKDLTLKELYSIQTRLVQEKARETTYRQRFQMPELQGLIQEQNPPIDLCGLHVSEAIHVLNYELNNRRKIVRSTGRRLQAMIISSACTPARLTNTVEQYLMEHGLQYTQVQPGLFRVLL encoded by the exons ATGTCCATAGAAGAGAGGAAGATAAGTATGATAAGCAAGAGCACTGCGCTAAATCCAAATGCAGAGGAATTTGTTCCTTCATCCCTTAGATCTGTCAATGATTCCTCCAAGAGATCAGATGCAACTATGGTTGTCTCAGGGCCATCTAAAGAATCCAGCACAGACAAGCCAGAGTCCATTTTACGAAGTAACTCTGATGAAGAAGCACATCAGTACTGGCAGCAACAGCTCCCTGACGACATTACCCCTGATTTCAAAGTCCTGGGACAAGATGAAAGTACTGGACCTGACAGTCTATCACTCACAGGCCTGTCCATAAATGATGGCATTGGCACATCAATATTTTCTCCAAATCAGACACTGAGCGTGCAGCACCGTGCTTCGCCTTTTATCAGGGACAAACTGAGTACACGCCCAAAGATTAACTTGTCTGGCCCAACTTATATGGATGAACGGTCCCAAGCCACAATTTTGAGTCCAACTGCAGGTTCCATGAGTCCAAATGCTGCTCCATGGGTGAAGACTACGAGGAATGGGGGACATTATAACACAAGCAGAAGGGATGCCAGTCACTACAATGGAGATTCTAGCATTG GAGCTTCATTGCACAACCTTACTGATGTGTATCATGGAAGCAGGCGCAGCTTAAGCTCGACTATGGATATCATGAGTCAGCTGGAG CAGAGTAAAGTTGATGGACGACTCAGTCAGAACCTCAGGTCACTGTCATTTGGAAATTCAAGTCCTCCATCACCAGCATCATATGCCCAAAATGGTCTTGGAAACTATAGTAATGAATCTTTTGGTCTGCCAAACAGTCCATATAGATCTCATTCAGCTATACTCGCAGATGATATTGTTTCACTTTCAGCTGGACGTGAACACATATCCCTCGATGTTCCTAGAGGAAGGTACAAGATGACTAGTTTGCCTGTTCCTGGTCTTGGTTCAAGCAGAGGTTCTCAGCTGTTGGGTGGCTCATATAATGGAAATCATGACATGATCTCAACCAATACCCTACAAAACATGGCTGGAATTCAGACAGGACCAGCTTGGCTTGAAAGTGATGCTGCGG CAAGCGCTTAtttggaatcaaaggatgaagtTCATGATTTTGCAAGCCTGCGACATGCAGTTCTTGAACAG CAGGATAGACAGGCTTTTCTGACGGGCAACAACCCTTTAACAAAGGATCTAACATTGAAGGAGCTATACAGTATACAAACCAGGTTGGTTCAGGAGAAGGCTAGAGAAACAACATATCGACAAAG ATTCCAAATGCCAGAGTTGCAAGGCCTCATCCAGGAGCAAAATCCCCCAATCGATCTCTGTGGTCTTCACGTCAGCGAGGCGATACACGTCCTGAACTATGAGCTCAACAACCGAAGAAAGATCGTGAGATCCACTGGTCGCCGACTCCAGGCTATGATAATATCAAGCGCCTGCACCCCAGCAAGGCTGACTAACACCGTCGAGCAGTACCTCATGGAACATGGCCTTCAGTACACCCAGGTGCAACCAGGCCTCTTCCGCGTCCTGCTCTAG
- the LOC136535617 gene encoding polyadenylate-binding protein-interacting protein 7-like isoform X6 has product MSIEERKISMISKSTALNPNAEEFVPSSLRSVNDSSKRSDATMVVSGPSKESSTDKPESILRSNSDEEAHQYWQQQLPDDITPDFKVLGQDESTGPDSLSLTGLSINDGIGTSIFSPNQTLSVQHRASPFIRDKLSTRPKINLSGPTYMDERSQATILSPTAGSMSPNAAPWVKTTRNGGHYNTSRRDASHYNGDSSIGASLHNLTDVYHGSRRSLSSTMDIMSQLESKVDGRLSQNLRSLSFGNSSPPSPASYAQNGLGNYTGREHISLDVPRGRYKMTSLPVPGLGSSRGSQLLGGSYNGNHDMISTNTLQNMAGIQTGPAWLESDAAASAYLESKDEVHDFASLRHAVLEQQDRQAFLTGNNPLTKDLTLKELYSIQTRLVQEKARETTYRQRFQMPELQGLIQEQNPPIDLCGLHVSEAIHVLNYELNNRRKIVRSTGRRLQAMIISSACTPARLTNTVEQYLMEHGLQYTQVQPGLFRVLL; this is encoded by the exons ATGTCCATAGAAGAGAGGAAGATAAGTATGATAAGCAAGAGCACTGCGCTAAATCCAAATGCAGAGGAATTTGTTCCTTCATCCCTTAGATCTGTCAATGATTCCTCCAAGAGATCAGATGCAACTATGGTTGTCTCAGGGCCATCTAAAGAATCCAGCACAGACAAGCCAGAGTCCATTTTACGAAGTAACTCTGATGAAGAAGCACATCAGTACTGGCAGCAACAGCTCCCTGACGACATTACCCCTGATTTCAAAGTCCTGGGACAAGATGAAAGTACTGGACCTGACAGTCTATCACTCACAGGCCTGTCCATAAATGATGGCATTGGCACATCAATATTTTCTCCAAATCAGACACTGAGCGTGCAGCACCGTGCTTCGCCTTTTATCAGGGACAAACTGAGTACACGCCCAAAGATTAACTTGTCTGGCCCAACTTATATGGATGAACGGTCCCAAGCCACAATTTTGAGTCCAACTGCAGGTTCCATGAGTCCAAATGCTGCTCCATGGGTGAAGACTACGAGGAATGGGGGACATTATAACACAAGCAGAAGGGATGCCAGTCACTACAATGGAGATTCTAGCATTG GAGCTTCATTGCACAACCTTACTGATGTGTATCATGGAAGCAGGCGCAGCTTAAGCTCGACTATGGATATCATGAGTCAGCTGGAG AGTAAAGTTGATGGACGACTCAGTCAGAACCTCAGGTCACTGTCATTTGGAAATTCAAGTCCTCCATCACCAGCATCATATGCCCAAAATGGTCTTGGAAACTATA CTGGACGTGAACACATATCCCTCGATGTTCCTAGAGGAAGGTACAAGATGACTAGTTTGCCTGTTCCTGGTCTTGGTTCAAGCAGAGGTTCTCAGCTGTTGGGTGGCTCATATAATGGAAATCATGACATGATCTCAACCAATACCCTACAAAACATGGCTGGAATTCAGACAGGACCAGCTTGGCTTGAAAGTGATGCTGCGG CAAGCGCTTAtttggaatcaaaggatgaagtTCATGATTTTGCAAGCCTGCGACATGCAGTTCTTGAACAG CAGGATAGACAGGCTTTTCTGACGGGCAACAACCCTTTAACAAAGGATCTAACATTGAAGGAGCTATACAGTATACAAACCAGGTTGGTTCAGGAGAAGGCTAGAGAAACAACATATCGACAAAG ATTCCAAATGCCAGAGTTGCAAGGCCTCATCCAGGAGCAAAATCCCCCAATCGATCTCTGTGGTCTTCACGTCAGCGAGGCGATACACGTCCTGAACTATGAGCTCAACAACCGAAGAAAGATCGTGAGATCCACTGGTCGCCGACTCCAGGCTATGATAATATCAAGCGCCTGCACCCCAGCAAGGCTGACTAACACCGTCGAGCAGTACCTCATGGAACATGGCCTTCAGTACACCCAGGTGCAACCAGGCCTCTTCCGCGTCCTGCTCTAG
- the LOC136535617 gene encoding polyadenylate-binding protein-interacting protein 7-like isoform X8 has product MSIEERKISMISKSTALNPNAEEFVPSSLRSVNDSSKRSDATMVVSGPSKESSTDKPESILRSNSDEEAHQYWQQQLPDDITPDFKVLGQDESTGPDSLSLTGLSINDGIGTSIFSPNQTLSVQHRASPFIRDKLSTRPKINLSGPTYMDERSQATILSPTAGSMSPNAAPWVKTTRNGGHYNTSRRDASHYNGDSSIGASLHNLTDVYHGSRRSLSSTMDIMSQLESKVDGRLSQNLRSLSFGNSSPPSPASYAQNGLGNYRREHISLDVPRGRYKMTSLPVPGLGSSRGSQLLGGSYNGNHDMISTNTLQNMAGIQTGPAWLESDAAASAYLESKDEVHDFASLRHAVLEQQDRQAFLTGNNPLTKDLTLKELYSIQTRLVQEKARETTYRQRFQMPELQGLIQEQNPPIDLCGLHVSEAIHVLNYELNNRRKIVRSTGRRLQAMIISSACTPARLTNTVEQYLMEHGLQYTQVQPGLFRVLL; this is encoded by the exons ATGTCCATAGAAGAGAGGAAGATAAGTATGATAAGCAAGAGCACTGCGCTAAATCCAAATGCAGAGGAATTTGTTCCTTCATCCCTTAGATCTGTCAATGATTCCTCCAAGAGATCAGATGCAACTATGGTTGTCTCAGGGCCATCTAAAGAATCCAGCACAGACAAGCCAGAGTCCATTTTACGAAGTAACTCTGATGAAGAAGCACATCAGTACTGGCAGCAACAGCTCCCTGACGACATTACCCCTGATTTCAAAGTCCTGGGACAAGATGAAAGTACTGGACCTGACAGTCTATCACTCACAGGCCTGTCCATAAATGATGGCATTGGCACATCAATATTTTCTCCAAATCAGACACTGAGCGTGCAGCACCGTGCTTCGCCTTTTATCAGGGACAAACTGAGTACACGCCCAAAGATTAACTTGTCTGGCCCAACTTATATGGATGAACGGTCCCAAGCCACAATTTTGAGTCCAACTGCAGGTTCCATGAGTCCAAATGCTGCTCCATGGGTGAAGACTACGAGGAATGGGGGACATTATAACACAAGCAGAAGGGATGCCAGTCACTACAATGGAGATTCTAGCATTG GAGCTTCATTGCACAACCTTACTGATGTGTATCATGGAAGCAGGCGCAGCTTAAGCTCGACTATGGATATCATGAGTCAGCTGGAG AGTAAAGTTGATGGACGACTCAGTCAGAACCTCAGGTCACTGTCATTTGGAAATTCAAGTCCTCCATCACCAGCATCATATGCCCAAAATGGTCTTGGAAACTATAG ACGTGAACACATATCCCTCGATGTTCCTAGAGGAAGGTACAAGATGACTAGTTTGCCTGTTCCTGGTCTTGGTTCAAGCAGAGGTTCTCAGCTGTTGGGTGGCTCATATAATGGAAATCATGACATGATCTCAACCAATACCCTACAAAACATGGCTGGAATTCAGACAGGACCAGCTTGGCTTGAAAGTGATGCTGCGG CAAGCGCTTAtttggaatcaaaggatgaagtTCATGATTTTGCAAGCCTGCGACATGCAGTTCTTGAACAG CAGGATAGACAGGCTTTTCTGACGGGCAACAACCCTTTAACAAAGGATCTAACATTGAAGGAGCTATACAGTATACAAACCAGGTTGGTTCAGGAGAAGGCTAGAGAAACAACATATCGACAAAG ATTCCAAATGCCAGAGTTGCAAGGCCTCATCCAGGAGCAAAATCCCCCAATCGATCTCTGTGGTCTTCACGTCAGCGAGGCGATACACGTCCTGAACTATGAGCTCAACAACCGAAGAAAGATCGTGAGATCCACTGGTCGCCGACTCCAGGCTATGATAATATCAAGCGCCTGCACCCCAGCAAGGCTGACTAACACCGTCGAGCAGTACCTCATGGAACATGGCCTTCAGTACACCCAGGTGCAACCAGGCCTCTTCCGCGTCCTGCTCTAG
- the LOC136535617 gene encoding polyadenylate-binding protein-interacting protein 7-like isoform X4: MSIEERKISMISKSTALNPNAEEFVPSSLRSVNDSSKRSDATMVVSGPSKESSTDKPESILRSNSDEEAHQYWQQQLPDDITPDFKVLGQDESTGPDSLSLTGLSINDGIGTSIFSPNQTLSVQHRASPFIRDKLSTRPKINLSGPTYMDERSQATILSPTAGSMSPNAAPWVKTTRNGGHYNTSRRDASHYNGDSSIGASLHNLTDVYHGSRRSLSSTMDIMSQLESKVDGRLSQNLRSLSFGNSSPPSPASYAQNGLGNYSNESFGLPNSPYRSHSAILADDIVSLSAGREHISLDVPRGRYKMTSLPVPGLGSSRGSQLLGGSYNGNHDMISTNTLQNMAGIQTGPAWLESDAAASAYLESKDEVHDFASLRHAVLEQDRQAFLTGNNPLTKDLTLKELYSIQTRLVQEKARETTYRQRFQMPELQGLIQEQNPPIDLCGLHVSEAIHVLNYELNNRRKIVRSTGRRLQAMIISSACTPARLTNTVEQYLMEHGLQYTQVQPGLFRVLL; encoded by the exons ATGTCCATAGAAGAGAGGAAGATAAGTATGATAAGCAAGAGCACTGCGCTAAATCCAAATGCAGAGGAATTTGTTCCTTCATCCCTTAGATCTGTCAATGATTCCTCCAAGAGATCAGATGCAACTATGGTTGTCTCAGGGCCATCTAAAGAATCCAGCACAGACAAGCCAGAGTCCATTTTACGAAGTAACTCTGATGAAGAAGCACATCAGTACTGGCAGCAACAGCTCCCTGACGACATTACCCCTGATTTCAAAGTCCTGGGACAAGATGAAAGTACTGGACCTGACAGTCTATCACTCACAGGCCTGTCCATAAATGATGGCATTGGCACATCAATATTTTCTCCAAATCAGACACTGAGCGTGCAGCACCGTGCTTCGCCTTTTATCAGGGACAAACTGAGTACACGCCCAAAGATTAACTTGTCTGGCCCAACTTATATGGATGAACGGTCCCAAGCCACAATTTTGAGTCCAACTGCAGGTTCCATGAGTCCAAATGCTGCTCCATGGGTGAAGACTACGAGGAATGGGGGACATTATAACACAAGCAGAAGGGATGCCAGTCACTACAATGGAGATTCTAGCATTG GAGCTTCATTGCACAACCTTACTGATGTGTATCATGGAAGCAGGCGCAGCTTAAGCTCGACTATGGATATCATGAGTCAGCTGGAG AGTAAAGTTGATGGACGACTCAGTCAGAACCTCAGGTCACTGTCATTTGGAAATTCAAGTCCTCCATCACCAGCATCATATGCCCAAAATGGTCTTGGAAACTATAGTAATGAATCTTTTGGTCTGCCAAACAGTCCATATAGATCTCATTCAGCTATACTCGCAGATGATATTGTTTCACTTTCAGCTGGACGTGAACACATATCCCTCGATGTTCCTAGAGGAAGGTACAAGATGACTAGTTTGCCTGTTCCTGGTCTTGGTTCAAGCAGAGGTTCTCAGCTGTTGGGTGGCTCATATAATGGAAATCATGACATGATCTCAACCAATACCCTACAAAACATGGCTGGAATTCAGACAGGACCAGCTTGGCTTGAAAGTGATGCTGCGG CAAGCGCTTAtttggaatcaaaggatgaagtTCATGATTTTGCAAGCCTGCGACATGCAGTTCTTGAACAG GATAGACAGGCTTTTCTGACGGGCAACAACCCTTTAACAAAGGATCTAACATTGAAGGAGCTATACAGTATACAAACCAGGTTGGTTCAGGAGAAGGCTAGAGAAACAACATATCGACAAAG ATTCCAAATGCCAGAGTTGCAAGGCCTCATCCAGGAGCAAAATCCCCCAATCGATCTCTGTGGTCTTCACGTCAGCGAGGCGATACACGTCCTGAACTATGAGCTCAACAACCGAAGAAAGATCGTGAGATCCACTGGTCGCCGACTCCAGGCTATGATAATATCAAGCGCCTGCACCCCAGCAAGGCTGACTAACACCGTCGAGCAGTACCTCATGGAACATGGCCTTCAGTACACCCAGGTGCAACCAGGCCTCTTCCGCGTCCTGCTCTAG
- the LOC136535617 gene encoding polyadenylate-binding protein-interacting protein 7-like isoform X2 has protein sequence MSIEERKISMISKSTALNPNAEEFVPSSLRSVNDSSKRSDATMVVSGPSKESSTDKPESILRSNSDEEAHQYWQQQLPDDITPDFKVLGQDESTGPDSLSLTGLSINDGIGTSIFSPNQTLSVQHRASPFIRDKLSTRPKINLSGPTYMDERSQATILSPTAGSMSPNAAPWVKTTRNGGHYNTSRRDASHYNGDSSIGASLHNLTDVYHGSRRSLSSTMDIMSQLESKVDGRLSQNLRSLSFGNSSPPSPASYAQNGLGNYSNESFGLPNSPYRSHSAILADDIVSLSAGREHISLDVPRGRYKMTSLPVPGLGSSRGSQLLGGSYNGNHDMISTNTLQNMAGIQTGPAWLESDAAASAYLESKDEVHDFASLRHAVLEQQDRQAFLTGNNPLTKDLTLKELYSIQTRLVQEKARETTYRQRFQMPELQGLIQEQNPPIDLCGLHVSEAIHVLNYELNNRRKIVRSTGRRLQAMIISSACTPARLTNTVEQYLMEHGLQYTQVQPGLFRVLL, from the exons ATGTCCATAGAAGAGAGGAAGATAAGTATGATAAGCAAGAGCACTGCGCTAAATCCAAATGCAGAGGAATTTGTTCCTTCATCCCTTAGATCTGTCAATGATTCCTCCAAGAGATCAGATGCAACTATGGTTGTCTCAGGGCCATCTAAAGAATCCAGCACAGACAAGCCAGAGTCCATTTTACGAAGTAACTCTGATGAAGAAGCACATCAGTACTGGCAGCAACAGCTCCCTGACGACATTACCCCTGATTTCAAAGTCCTGGGACAAGATGAAAGTACTGGACCTGACAGTCTATCACTCACAGGCCTGTCCATAAATGATGGCATTGGCACATCAATATTTTCTCCAAATCAGACACTGAGCGTGCAGCACCGTGCTTCGCCTTTTATCAGGGACAAACTGAGTACACGCCCAAAGATTAACTTGTCTGGCCCAACTTATATGGATGAACGGTCCCAAGCCACAATTTTGAGTCCAACTGCAGGTTCCATGAGTCCAAATGCTGCTCCATGGGTGAAGACTACGAGGAATGGGGGACATTATAACACAAGCAGAAGGGATGCCAGTCACTACAATGGAGATTCTAGCATTG GAGCTTCATTGCACAACCTTACTGATGTGTATCATGGAAGCAGGCGCAGCTTAAGCTCGACTATGGATATCATGAGTCAGCTGGAG AGTAAAGTTGATGGACGACTCAGTCAGAACCTCAGGTCACTGTCATTTGGAAATTCAAGTCCTCCATCACCAGCATCATATGCCCAAAATGGTCTTGGAAACTATAGTAATGAATCTTTTGGTCTGCCAAACAGTCCATATAGATCTCATTCAGCTATACTCGCAGATGATATTGTTTCACTTTCAGCTGGACGTGAACACATATCCCTCGATGTTCCTAGAGGAAGGTACAAGATGACTAGTTTGCCTGTTCCTGGTCTTGGTTCAAGCAGAGGTTCTCAGCTGTTGGGTGGCTCATATAATGGAAATCATGACATGATCTCAACCAATACCCTACAAAACATGGCTGGAATTCAGACAGGACCAGCTTGGCTTGAAAGTGATGCTGCGG CAAGCGCTTAtttggaatcaaaggatgaagtTCATGATTTTGCAAGCCTGCGACATGCAGTTCTTGAACAG CAGGATAGACAGGCTTTTCTGACGGGCAACAACCCTTTAACAAAGGATCTAACATTGAAGGAGCTATACAGTATACAAACCAGGTTGGTTCAGGAGAAGGCTAGAGAAACAACATATCGACAAAG ATTCCAAATGCCAGAGTTGCAAGGCCTCATCCAGGAGCAAAATCCCCCAATCGATCTCTGTGGTCTTCACGTCAGCGAGGCGATACACGTCCTGAACTATGAGCTCAACAACCGAAGAAAGATCGTGAGATCCACTGGTCGCCGACTCCAGGCTATGATAATATCAAGCGCCTGCACCCCAGCAAGGCTGACTAACACCGTCGAGCAGTACCTCATGGAACATGGCCTTCAGTACACCCAGGTGCAACCAGGCCTCTTCCGCGTCCTGCTCTAG
- the LOC136535617 gene encoding polyadenylate-binding protein-interacting protein 7-like isoform X5 has product MSIEERKISMISKSTALNPNAEEFVPSSLRSVNDSSKRSDATMVVSGPSKESSTDKPESILRSNSDEEAHQYWQQQLPDDITPDFKVLGQDESTGPDSLSLTGLSINDGIGTSIFSPNQTLSVQHRASPFIRDKLSTRPKINLSGPTYMDERSQATILSPTAGSMSPNAAPWVKTTRNGGHYNTSRRDASHYNGDSSIGASLHNLTDVYHGSRRSLSSTMDIMSQLEQSKVDGRLSQNLRSLSFGNSSPPSPASYAQNGLGNYTGREHISLDVPRGRYKMTSLPVPGLGSSRGSQLLGGSYNGNHDMISTNTLQNMAGIQTGPAWLESDAAASAYLESKDEVHDFASLRHAVLEQQDRQAFLTGNNPLTKDLTLKELYSIQTRLVQEKARETTYRQRFQMPELQGLIQEQNPPIDLCGLHVSEAIHVLNYELNNRRKIVRSTGRRLQAMIISSACTPARLTNTVEQYLMEHGLQYTQVQPGLFRVLL; this is encoded by the exons ATGTCCATAGAAGAGAGGAAGATAAGTATGATAAGCAAGAGCACTGCGCTAAATCCAAATGCAGAGGAATTTGTTCCTTCATCCCTTAGATCTGTCAATGATTCCTCCAAGAGATCAGATGCAACTATGGTTGTCTCAGGGCCATCTAAAGAATCCAGCACAGACAAGCCAGAGTCCATTTTACGAAGTAACTCTGATGAAGAAGCACATCAGTACTGGCAGCAACAGCTCCCTGACGACATTACCCCTGATTTCAAAGTCCTGGGACAAGATGAAAGTACTGGACCTGACAGTCTATCACTCACAGGCCTGTCCATAAATGATGGCATTGGCACATCAATATTTTCTCCAAATCAGACACTGAGCGTGCAGCACCGTGCTTCGCCTTTTATCAGGGACAAACTGAGTACACGCCCAAAGATTAACTTGTCTGGCCCAACTTATATGGATGAACGGTCCCAAGCCACAATTTTGAGTCCAACTGCAGGTTCCATGAGTCCAAATGCTGCTCCATGGGTGAAGACTACGAGGAATGGGGGACATTATAACACAAGCAGAAGGGATGCCAGTCACTACAATGGAGATTCTAGCATTG GAGCTTCATTGCACAACCTTACTGATGTGTATCATGGAAGCAGGCGCAGCTTAAGCTCGACTATGGATATCATGAGTCAGCTGGAG CAGAGTAAAGTTGATGGACGACTCAGTCAGAACCTCAGGTCACTGTCATTTGGAAATTCAAGTCCTCCATCACCAGCATCATATGCCCAAAATGGTCTTGGAAACTATA CTGGACGTGAACACATATCCCTCGATGTTCCTAGAGGAAGGTACAAGATGACTAGTTTGCCTGTTCCTGGTCTTGGTTCAAGCAGAGGTTCTCAGCTGTTGGGTGGCTCATATAATGGAAATCATGACATGATCTCAACCAATACCCTACAAAACATGGCTGGAATTCAGACAGGACCAGCTTGGCTTGAAAGTGATGCTGCGG CAAGCGCTTAtttggaatcaaaggatgaagtTCATGATTTTGCAAGCCTGCGACATGCAGTTCTTGAACAG CAGGATAGACAGGCTTTTCTGACGGGCAACAACCCTTTAACAAAGGATCTAACATTGAAGGAGCTATACAGTATACAAACCAGGTTGGTTCAGGAGAAGGCTAGAGAAACAACATATCGACAAAG ATTCCAAATGCCAGAGTTGCAAGGCCTCATCCAGGAGCAAAATCCCCCAATCGATCTCTGTGGTCTTCACGTCAGCGAGGCGATACACGTCCTGAACTATGAGCTCAACAACCGAAGAAAGATCGTGAGATCCACTGGTCGCCGACTCCAGGCTATGATAATATCAAGCGCCTGCACCCCAGCAAGGCTGACTAACACCGTCGAGCAGTACCTCATGGAACATGGCCTTCAGTACACCCAGGTGCAACCAGGCCTCTTCCGCGTCCTGCTCTAG
- the LOC136535617 gene encoding polyadenylate-binding protein-interacting protein 7-like isoform X7, with product MSIEERKISMISKSTALNPNAEEFVPSSLRSVNDSSKRSDATMVVSGPSKESSTDKPESILRSNSDEEAHQYWQQQLPDDITPDFKVLGQDESTGPDSLSLTGLSINDGIGTSIFSPNQTLSVQHRASPFIRDKLSTRPKINLSGPTYMDERSQATILSPTAGSMSPNAAPWVKTTRNGGHYNTSRRDASHYNGDSSIGASLHNLTDVYHGSRRSLSSTMDIMSQLEQSKVDGRLSQNLRSLSFGNSSPPSPASYAQNGLGNYRREHISLDVPRGRYKMTSLPVPGLGSSRGSQLLGGSYNGNHDMISTNTLQNMAGIQTGPAWLESDAAASAYLESKDEVHDFASLRHAVLEQQDRQAFLTGNNPLTKDLTLKELYSIQTRLVQEKARETTYRQRFQMPELQGLIQEQNPPIDLCGLHVSEAIHVLNYELNNRRKIVRSTGRRLQAMIISSACTPARLTNTVEQYLMEHGLQYTQVQPGLFRVLL from the exons ATGTCCATAGAAGAGAGGAAGATAAGTATGATAAGCAAGAGCACTGCGCTAAATCCAAATGCAGAGGAATTTGTTCCTTCATCCCTTAGATCTGTCAATGATTCCTCCAAGAGATCAGATGCAACTATGGTTGTCTCAGGGCCATCTAAAGAATCCAGCACAGACAAGCCAGAGTCCATTTTACGAAGTAACTCTGATGAAGAAGCACATCAGTACTGGCAGCAACAGCTCCCTGACGACATTACCCCTGATTTCAAAGTCCTGGGACAAGATGAAAGTACTGGACCTGACAGTCTATCACTCACAGGCCTGTCCATAAATGATGGCATTGGCACATCAATATTTTCTCCAAATCAGACACTGAGCGTGCAGCACCGTGCTTCGCCTTTTATCAGGGACAAACTGAGTACACGCCCAAAGATTAACTTGTCTGGCCCAACTTATATGGATGAACGGTCCCAAGCCACAATTTTGAGTCCAACTGCAGGTTCCATGAGTCCAAATGCTGCTCCATGGGTGAAGACTACGAGGAATGGGGGACATTATAACACAAGCAGAAGGGATGCCAGTCACTACAATGGAGATTCTAGCATTG GAGCTTCATTGCACAACCTTACTGATGTGTATCATGGAAGCAGGCGCAGCTTAAGCTCGACTATGGATATCATGAGTCAGCTGGAG CAGAGTAAAGTTGATGGACGACTCAGTCAGAACCTCAGGTCACTGTCATTTGGAAATTCAAGTCCTCCATCACCAGCATCATATGCCCAAAATGGTCTTGGAAACTATAG ACGTGAACACATATCCCTCGATGTTCCTAGAGGAAGGTACAAGATGACTAGTTTGCCTGTTCCTGGTCTTGGTTCAAGCAGAGGTTCTCAGCTGTTGGGTGGCTCATATAATGGAAATCATGACATGATCTCAACCAATACCCTACAAAACATGGCTGGAATTCAGACAGGACCAGCTTGGCTTGAAAGTGATGCTGCGG CAAGCGCTTAtttggaatcaaaggatgaagtTCATGATTTTGCAAGCCTGCGACATGCAGTTCTTGAACAG CAGGATAGACAGGCTTTTCTGACGGGCAACAACCCTTTAACAAAGGATCTAACATTGAAGGAGCTATACAGTATACAAACCAGGTTGGTTCAGGAGAAGGCTAGAGAAACAACATATCGACAAAG ATTCCAAATGCCAGAGTTGCAAGGCCTCATCCAGGAGCAAAATCCCCCAATCGATCTCTGTGGTCTTCACGTCAGCGAGGCGATACACGTCCTGAACTATGAGCTCAACAACCGAAGAAAGATCGTGAGATCCACTGGTCGCCGACTCCAGGCTATGATAATATCAAGCGCCTGCACCCCAGCAAGGCTGACTAACACCGTCGAGCAGTACCTCATGGAACATGGCCTTCAGTACACCCAGGTGCAACCAGGCCTCTTCCGCGTCCTGCTCTAG